From Streptosporangium album, the proteins below share one genomic window:
- a CDS encoding transposase family protein, with the protein MLPLSTQTLTFLADLLRAHLKTIGSRWRKLPAGKIATIVLAVLRHDQRLADMAGANNVSASTVRRWMLETVELLAARAPRLDRALKKIAKAGGEVVLLDGTLIRTRRRTGADNRRNYSGKHKAHGLLVVALTDTRGNLLWVSAVRPGRASEITTARHNRLTARLRKAGLGAIADLGFVGLDDDDDNPVIITGRKATRGRPLTPAQKQVNRLISAERAPVEHGFATLKAWRILTKLRLDAIHVTKLLRALMVLAITEHTR; encoded by the coding sequence ATGCTGCCGCTGTCCACCCAAACCCTCACCTTCCTGGCCGACCTGCTGCGCGCTCATCTCAAGACCATCGGCTCGCGCTGGCGGAAACTGCCCGCCGGGAAGATCGCCACCATCGTGCTGGCCGTCTTACGCCATGACCAGCGCCTGGCCGACATGGCCGGCGCCAACAACGTCTCGGCCTCCACCGTGCGACGCTGGATGCTGGAGACCGTCGAACTGCTCGCCGCCCGCGCACCCCGCCTGGACCGCGCCCTGAAGAAGATCGCCAAAGCCGGTGGTGAGGTCGTCCTGCTGGATGGCACCCTGATCCGCACCCGCCGCCGCACCGGAGCCGACAACCGCAGGAACTACTCGGGCAAGCACAAGGCCCACGGGCTGCTCGTGGTGGCGCTCACCGACACCCGCGGCAACCTGCTGTGGGTCTCCGCCGTCCGGCCTGGTCGCGCATCGGAGATCACCACCGCCCGGCACAACCGCCTCACCGCCCGCCTGCGCAAGGCCGGGCTGGGCGCTATCGCCGACCTCGGCTTCGTCGGCCTGGACGACGATGACGACAATCCGGTCATCATCACCGGCCGCAAAGCCACCCGCGGCAGGCCCCTCACCCCCGCGCAAAAGCAGGTCAACCGGCTCATCAGCGCCGAACGCGCCCCCGTCGAGCACGGCTTCGCCACGTTGAAGGCCTGGCGCATCCTCACCAAGCTCCGCCTGGACGCCATCCACGTCACCAAGCTGCTCCGCGCGCTGATGGTCCTGGCCATCACCGAACACACCCGCTGA
- a CDS encoding lytic polysaccharide monooxygenase auxiliary activity family 9 protein: protein MSKWRSIAVAAAVALMSTLLAVVLVPGPASAHGAMMVPGSRTYFCWQDGLSSTGQIIPINPACQAAVDQSGANSLYNWFSVLRSDGAGRTSGFIPDGQACSGGNPGYSGFDLPNADWPVTHLTSGSQIQFKYNKWAAHPGWFYLYITKDGWNPNRALTWGDLESQPFHTADHPDSVGSPGTNDANYYWNATLPSGKSGRHIVYSVWKRSDSTETFYNCSDVVFDGGKGEVTGVGRPGPTPTPTPTPTVTPTGTPTPTPTPTPGGSGCTATYRTVNSWQGGFQAEVTVANPGTSSLNGWTVKWTLGSGSSITSLWNGTYTASGSAVTAKNADWNRTVAPNGSTTFGFTGGGTSGSPALTCTSP from the coding sequence GTGAGTAAATGGCGAAGTATCGCTGTCGCCGCCGCGGTCGCGCTCATGTCCACCCTGCTCGCCGTCGTTCTCGTGCCCGGCCCGGCCTCAGCGCACGGCGCCATGATGGTGCCGGGCAGCCGCACCTACTTCTGCTGGCAGGACGGCCTGTCGTCGACGGGGCAGATCATCCCCATCAACCCCGCCTGCCAGGCGGCGGTGGACCAGAGCGGGGCCAACTCGCTGTACAACTGGTTCAGCGTCCTGCGGTCCGACGGCGCCGGGCGGACCTCGGGGTTCATCCCCGACGGCCAGGCGTGCAGCGGCGGCAACCCCGGATACAGCGGGTTCGACCTGCCGAACGCCGACTGGCCGGTAACCCACCTGACCTCCGGATCTCAGATCCAGTTCAAGTACAACAAGTGGGCCGCCCATCCCGGCTGGTTCTACCTCTACATCACCAAGGACGGGTGGAACCCCAACCGGGCACTCACCTGGGGCGACCTTGAGTCGCAGCCCTTCCACACCGCCGATCACCCGGACAGCGTCGGCTCCCCGGGCACCAACGACGCCAACTACTACTGGAACGCCACGCTGCCCTCGGGCAAGTCCGGCCGCCACATCGTCTACTCGGTCTGGAAGCGGTCCGACAGCACCGAGACCTTCTACAACTGCTCCGACGTCGTCTTCGACGGCGGCAAGGGAGAGGTGACCGGCGTCGGCCGGCCGGGGCCGACGCCCACCCCGACGCCCACCCCCACGGTGACGCCGACGGGGACACCAACCCCCACTCCGACGCCCACTCCGGGCGGGAGCGGGTGCACCGCCACCTACCGGACCGTCAACTCCTGGCAGGGCGGGTTCCAGGCCGAGGTGACCGTGGCCAACCCCGGTACCTCCAGCCTCAACGGCTGGACGGTGAAGTGGACGCTCGGCAGCGGCAGCAGCATCACCAGCCTGTGGAACGGCACGTACACCGCCTCAGGATCCGCCGTCACCGCCAAGAACGCCGACTGGAACCGGACCGTGGCGCCCAATGGCTCGACCACATTCGGATTCACCGGCGGGGGGACCAGCGGTTCTCCCGCCCTCACCTGCACCAGCCCCTGA
- a CDS encoding type B 50S ribosomal protein L31, producing the protein MKQAIHPGYRPVVFRDPSADFAFLTRSTVTGDKTVEWEDGNVYPVVDVDVSSASHPFYTGRGRVLDTAGRVERFKQRYGKQGRQALLSHR; encoded by the coding sequence ATGAAGCAGGCAATCCACCCCGGTTACCGCCCGGTCGTCTTCCGCGACCCGAGTGCGGACTTCGCCTTCCTCACCCGTTCGACCGTGACCGGTGACAAGACCGTCGAGTGGGAGGACGGCAACGTCTACCCGGTGGTCGACGTCGACGTCTCGTCCGCGAGTCACCCCTTCTACACCGGCCGCGGCAGGGTGCTCGACACCGCCGGTCGCGTGGAGCGCTTCAAGCAGCGCTACGGCAAGCAAGGCCGACAGGCTCTCCTCAGCCACAGGTGA
- the rpmG gene encoding 50S ribosomal protein L33, with protein MAKNELRPVIKLRSTAGTGYTYVTRKNRRNDPDRLTLTKYDPIIREHVPFREDR; from the coding sequence ATGGCCAAAAACGAGCTACGCCCCGTGATCAAGCTTCGGTCGACCGCGGGCACCGGCTACACCTACGTGACCCGCAAGAACCGGCGGAACGACCCTGACCGGCTCACGCTCACCAAGTACGACCCGATCATCCGCGAGCACGTCCCGTTCCGAGAGGACCGATAA
- a CDS encoding alcohol dehydrogenase catalytic domain-containing protein: MKGVQSQLPEVMPAAYVTALGGPESITFGELPVPVPGPGEVLVEVEVLTVNPVDTLVRSGSYPTPTPFPFVVGRDLAGAVRLTGSPESPFRPGDRVWCNSLGHGGRQGSFAGFAVVPADRLYPRPRTPIGGSSRAGYGDVSSCDLEAEGCRGYGHAGRPVTGKTPGE, translated from the coding sequence ATGAAGGGTGTCCAGTCGCAACTTCCCGAGGTCATGCCGGCGGCCTACGTCACCGCGCTGGGCGGACCGGAGTCGATCACATTCGGCGAGCTTCCGGTCCCCGTTCCGGGCCCCGGCGAGGTGCTGGTCGAGGTCGAAGTCCTCACGGTCAACCCGGTGGACACGCTGGTCCGGTCGGGGAGCTATCCCACCCCGACCCCTTTCCCGTTCGTGGTCGGCCGGGATCTGGCCGGCGCCGTACGCCTCACCGGCTCGCCAGAGTCGCCCTTCCGGCCCGGTGACCGGGTCTGGTGCAACAGTCTCGGCCATGGCGGCCGACAGGGATCGTTCGCGGGGTTCGCCGTCGTGCCCGCCGACCGTCTCTACCCGCGGCCGCGGACGCCCATCGGCGGATCGAGTCGGGCGGGGTACGGGGACGTCTCATCCTGCGACCTTGAAGCGGAGGGATGTCGCGGATACGGGCATGCCGGGCGACCCGTGACGGGGAAGACACCGGGGGAGTGA
- a CDS encoding GNAT family N-acetyltransferase, producing the protein MRLRPMEPSEAESLWRWNSDPEVMRWMNDGYPQTLAQVVERCEGRATNSYDNVLLGIETLDEGRLIGLVRLGDTQPEIGNAELDIYIGEKEFWGKGYATDATREICRYGFDKMRLHSITLWAVAENTGAIRVYEKVGFVKDGRRRDAFRRDGEWHDMFLMTLLEGELLD; encoded by the coding sequence ATGCGACTGCGACCGATGGAGCCGTCCGAAGCGGAATCCCTGTGGCGGTGGAACAGCGACCCCGAAGTCATGCGCTGGATGAACGACGGCTACCCGCAGACACTCGCCCAGGTCGTCGAGCGCTGCGAGGGACGCGCGACCAACTCCTACGACAACGTCCTCCTTGGGATCGAGACACTGGACGAGGGCCGGCTCATCGGGCTCGTCCGGCTGGGCGACACCCAGCCGGAGATCGGCAACGCGGAGCTCGACATCTACATCGGCGAGAAGGAGTTCTGGGGTAAGGGCTACGCCACCGACGCCACCCGGGAGATCTGCCGGTACGGCTTCGACAAGATGCGGCTGCACTCGATCACGCTCTGGGCCGTCGCCGAGAACACCGGGGCGATCCGGGTCTACGAGAAGGTCGGCTTCGTCAAGGACGGCAGGCGGCGCGACGCGTTCCGCCGTGACGGCGAGTGGCACGACATGTTCCTCATGACCCTGCTGGAGGGCGAACTGCTGGACTGA
- a CDS encoding DUF4097 family beta strand repeat-containing protein: MPAFPTSGPVTLHVKFPAGDLDITATQREDAVVEVRPANPSRSADVQLAADTRVEYVNGTIHVETPERPLSMGRSPRLEVLIGLPEGSRVDFKTASADARMAGPLGEVSVRTASGDTRISHCATLDVNTASGDVICDVTGGDVRLKSSSGDIRLREVYGKAEIVTASGDLDLGVVGGGATVKSASGNVRIGGAGESVQVKGASADVTVESITAGAVSVTTASGDVRIGVAAGTSAWLDVSSLSGRVASSLEQSDRPADDGAKAEIHVRTLSGDISIIRAHA, from the coding sequence GTGCCCGCATTCCCGACCTCAGGCCCCGTCACCCTCCACGTGAAGTTCCCCGCAGGCGATCTCGACATCACGGCCACACAGCGCGAGGACGCCGTGGTCGAGGTACGGCCCGCCAACCCGTCCAGATCCGCCGACGTCCAACTCGCCGCCGACACCCGGGTCGAATACGTCAACGGCACCATCCACGTCGAGACGCCCGAGCGCCCTCTGTCGATGGGCCGCAGCCCCAGGCTGGAGGTCCTCATCGGCCTGCCGGAGGGGTCACGGGTCGACTTCAAGACCGCCTCGGCCGACGCCCGGATGGCCGGGCCACTGGGCGAGGTCTCCGTCAGGACGGCCTCCGGCGACACGCGGATCAGCCATTGCGCCACACTTGACGTCAATACGGCCAGTGGTGACGTCATCTGCGACGTCACCGGGGGTGACGTCCGCCTGAAGTCCTCGTCCGGAGACATCCGCCTGCGCGAGGTGTACGGCAAGGCGGAGATCGTCACCGCCTCGGGCGACCTCGACCTCGGCGTGGTCGGCGGCGGCGCCACCGTCAAGTCGGCCTCCGGGAATGTCCGGATCGGCGGAGCCGGCGAGTCCGTCCAGGTGAAGGGCGCGTCGGCCGATGTCACCGTCGAGTCGATCACCGCCGGAGCCGTCTCGGTGACCACCGCCTCGGGCGACGTCAGGATCGGTGTCGCCGCGGGCACCAGCGCGTGGCTCGACGTCTCCTCGCTCTCCGGCAGGGTCGCCTCCTCCCTCGAACAGAGCGATCGGCCCGCCGACGACGGAGCGAAGGCGGAGATCCACGTTCGGACCCTGTCCGGCGACATCTCCATCATCCGCGCACACGCATAG
- a CDS encoding serine hydrolase has protein sequence MSIFRTITGRRAAIALATTSMLLGAAVPPAQATDDSEVAGFLQNVMTELRFEQVLDLAPPGSSQARTLTDVVDKDAKTASDYAQLFAEAADPKPIVQQPQLDVTVLELDWRGRPVSSGTVLMSPQYPRGIVVPVDENFHTDQVRWRQWDDAGWYANQGKGTVDVVPGRENAPIDFMLPYPASVLKLMVNFGVLRLVDKGEIKLEDTYDYQPTTISSLCGGPTSNTIGAYMDASITSSSNSASCALVKLLHDRGAVDELNKTFQDLGLETMQLKNTNPANGGRWSNPVTMSSLDTAKLLALVNGVLGEAWTAPDGKPVTGDVLSLASRQVFKKLLGEQGFNDMLSTANRCGSAYPAPGIPQRVASRWVAADGTVTVAGNKFGQDVRPCNQQAQVTFAHKTGWVGNSGADAGIVRSLPGKNGRNYVVVAFTNLGTQYVDANRPATAPGIFPVTYTEKLARLGLAIDRYEATSYGRRTEN, from the coding sequence ATGTCAATTTTCCGAACCATAACGGGCCGACGCGCTGCGATCGCACTGGCCACCACCTCGATGCTGTTGGGCGCCGCGGTGCCGCCCGCTCAGGCCACCGACGACAGCGAGGTGGCCGGCTTTTTGCAGAACGTCATGACCGAGCTGCGCTTCGAGCAGGTCCTCGACCTGGCCCCGCCGGGATCCTCACAGGCCCGGACGCTTACTGACGTGGTCGATAAGGATGCGAAGACAGCCAGCGACTATGCCCAGCTGTTCGCGGAGGCCGCCGACCCCAAGCCGATCGTCCAGCAGCCGCAGCTCGACGTGACGGTGCTGGAGCTGGACTGGCGGGGCCGGCCGGTGTCGTCAGGCACGGTGCTGATGAGCCCGCAGTATCCGCGCGGGATCGTCGTGCCGGTGGACGAGAACTTCCACACGGACCAAGTGCGATGGCGGCAGTGGGACGACGCCGGATGGTACGCCAACCAGGGCAAGGGAACCGTCGACGTGGTGCCGGGACGGGAGAACGCGCCAATCGACTTCATGCTCCCCTACCCGGCCTCCGTCCTGAAGCTGATGGTCAACTTCGGGGTGCTGCGGCTGGTGGACAAGGGTGAGATCAAGCTCGAGGACACCTATGACTACCAGCCCACGACGATCAGCTCGCTGTGCGGTGGCCCGACCAGCAACACCATCGGCGCCTACATGGACGCCTCGATCACCTCCTCGTCCAACAGCGCGTCTTGCGCGCTGGTGAAGCTGCTGCACGATCGCGGTGCGGTGGACGAGCTCAACAAGACCTTCCAGGACCTGGGCCTGGAGACCATGCAGCTGAAGAACACCAACCCGGCCAACGGCGGCCGCTGGTCCAACCCGGTCACGATGAGCTCGCTGGACACGGCCAAGCTGCTCGCGCTGGTCAACGGCGTACTGGGCGAGGCGTGGACCGCCCCCGACGGCAAGCCGGTCACCGGCGACGTGCTGAGCCTCGCCTCCCGCCAGGTGTTCAAGAAGCTGCTCGGTGAGCAGGGCTTCAACGACATGCTCTCCACCGCCAACCGGTGCGGCAGCGCCTACCCGGCTCCGGGCATCCCGCAGCGGGTGGCGTCGCGGTGGGTGGCCGCCGACGGCACGGTGACCGTCGCGGGCAACAAGTTCGGCCAGGACGTACGGCCCTGCAACCAGCAGGCGCAGGTCACGTTCGCGCACAAGACCGGGTGGGTCGGCAACTCAGGGGCCGACGCGGGCATCGTCAGGTCCCTGCCGGGCAAGAACGGCCGCAACTACGTCGTCGTCGCGTTCACCAACCTCGGCACCCAGTACGTCGACGCCAACCGGCCGGCCACCGCGCCCGGTATCTTCCCGGTCACCTACACCGAGAAGCTGGCCCGGCTGGGCCTGGCGATCGACCGGTACGAGGCGACCTCCTACGGCCGTCGCACCGAGAACTGA
- a CDS encoding Tex family protein: protein MTTSIHQRIAEELGVRERQVQAAVDLLDGGATVPFIARYRKEATEMLDDAQLRTLEERLRYLRELEERRAAILESIRSQGKLDDALQAQIAAADSKARLEDIYLPYKPKRRTKAQIAREAGLEPLADGLLADPSVDPQAAAAAFVGEGVADAAAALDGARAILVERFGEDADLVGELRERMWGKGRLVAAVREGKEEEGAKFSDYFDFAEPFTKLPSHRILAMFRGEKEEILTLTLEPEPEPTGTYEGRIAHRFGISDQGRPADRWLADTVRWAWRTRVLVHLGIDLRMRMWQAAEDEAVRVFAANLRDLLLAAPAGSRATMGLDPGLRTGVKVAVVDATGKVLATDTIYPHEPRRQWDQSLATLAALARKHDVELVSIGNGTASRETDKLAGELVKLVPGLTKIVVSEAGASVYSASAFASQELPGMDVSLRGAVSIARRLQDPLAELVKIDPKSIGVGQYQHDLAETKLSRSLDAVVEDCVNAVGVDVNTASAPLLTRVSGIGSGLAENIVLHRDTNGPFRSRKALKDVARLGPKAFEQCAGFLRIPGGDDPLDASSVHPEAYPVVRRILSAAGGDIRKVIGDGTVLRTLRPQDFVDDTFGLPTVTDILSELEKPGRDPRPAFKTATFKEGVEKLSDLQPGMLLEGVVTNVAAFGAFVDVGVHQDGLVHVSALSHTFVKDPREVVKPGDIVRVKVLDVDIPRKRISLTLRLEDEPAKGSGRRDQPDGARRDGGDGRRGGQQGRAGDRQRQDRGGQQGRGNGQQRNAPSGAMADALRRAGLDGGNR from the coding sequence GTGACGACGTCTATTCATCAGCGGATCGCCGAAGAGCTGGGGGTGCGCGAGCGGCAGGTGCAGGCGGCCGTGGATCTGCTCGACGGCGGGGCCACCGTGCCGTTCATCGCCCGTTATCGCAAGGAAGCCACCGAGATGCTCGACGACGCGCAGCTGCGCACGCTCGAGGAGCGGCTGCGCTACCTGCGGGAGCTGGAGGAGCGACGGGCCGCGATCCTGGAGTCCATCCGCAGCCAGGGCAAGCTCGACGACGCCCTCCAGGCGCAGATCGCCGCGGCCGACTCCAAGGCCCGGCTGGAGGACATCTACCTTCCCTACAAGCCCAAGCGGCGGACCAAGGCGCAGATCGCCAGGGAAGCGGGGCTCGAGCCGCTCGCCGACGGCCTGCTCGCCGACCCGTCGGTCGACCCCCAGGCCGCCGCGGCCGCCTTCGTCGGCGAGGGGGTGGCCGACGCCGCCGCCGCGCTGGACGGGGCCCGGGCGATCCTGGTCGAGCGGTTCGGCGAGGACGCCGACCTGGTCGGGGAGCTGCGTGAGCGGATGTGGGGCAAGGGGCGCCTGGTAGCGGCGGTCCGCGAGGGCAAGGAGGAGGAGGGCGCCAAGTTCTCCGACTACTTCGACTTCGCCGAGCCGTTCACCAAGCTGCCCTCCCACCGGATCCTGGCGATGTTCCGGGGGGAGAAGGAGGAGATCCTCACCCTCACCCTGGAGCCGGAGCCGGAGCCCACCGGCACCTACGAGGGACGCATCGCCCACCGTTTCGGCATCTCCGACCAGGGACGCCCCGCCGACAGGTGGCTGGCCGACACCGTCCGCTGGGCCTGGCGCACCCGCGTCCTCGTCCATCTCGGCATCGACCTGCGGATGCGCATGTGGCAGGCCGCCGAGGACGAGGCGGTGCGGGTGTTCGCCGCCAACCTGCGCGACCTGCTGCTCGCCGCCCCCGCGGGCAGCCGCGCGACCATGGGCCTCGACCCGGGTCTGCGCACCGGGGTGAAGGTCGCCGTGGTCGACGCGACCGGCAAGGTGCTGGCCACCGACACGATCTACCCCCACGAGCCGCGCCGCCAGTGGGACCAGTCGCTGGCCACCCTGGCCGCGCTGGCCAGGAAGCACGACGTGGAGCTGGTCTCGATCGGCAACGGCACAGCCTCGCGGGAGACCGACAAGCTCGCCGGCGAGCTGGTGAAGCTGGTCCCCGGGCTGACCAAGATCGTGGTGTCCGAGGCCGGGGCGTCGGTCTACTCCGCCTCGGCGTTCGCCTCCCAGGAGCTGCCCGGCATGGACGTGTCGCTGCGCGGCGCCGTGTCGATCGCGCGCCGGCTCCAGGACCCGCTGGCCGAGCTCGTCAAGATCGATCCCAAGTCGATCGGCGTGGGCCAGTATCAGCACGACCTCGCCGAGACCAAGCTGTCGCGCTCGCTCGACGCGGTGGTCGAGGACTGTGTGAACGCCGTCGGAGTAGACGTCAACACCGCCTCGGCACCGCTGTTGACCCGCGTCTCGGGCATCGGCTCCGGCCTGGCCGAGAACATCGTCCTGCACCGCGACACCAACGGCCCGTTCCGCTCCCGCAAGGCGCTCAAGGACGTGGCCAGGCTCGGCCCCAAGGCCTTCGAGCAGTGCGCGGGCTTCCTGCGCATCCCCGGCGGCGACGATCCGCTCGACGCCTCCAGCGTGCACCCGGAGGCCTACCCCGTGGTGCGCCGGATCCTGTCGGCCGCCGGCGGCGACATCAGGAAGGTGATCGGCGACGGCACGGTCCTGAGGACCCTGCGCCCGCAGGACTTCGTGGACGACACCTTCGGTCTGCCGACCGTCACCGACATCCTGTCCGAGCTGGAGAAGCCCGGCCGCGACCCGCGTCCGGCCTTCAAGACCGCGACCTTCAAGGAGGGCGTGGAGAAGCTCTCCGACCTCCAGCCGGGCATGCTGCTGGAGGGAGTGGTCACCAATGTCGCCGCCTTCGGCGCGTTCGTCGACGTCGGTGTGCACCAGGACGGCCTGGTCCACGTCTCGGCCCTGTCGCACACCTTCGTCAAGGACCCCCGCGAGGTGGTGAAGCCCGGTGACATCGTCCGGGTGAAGGTGCTCGACGTCGACATCCCCCGCAAGCGCATCTCCCTCACCCTCCGGCTGGAGGACGAGCCCGCCAAGGGCTCCGGCCGGCGCGACCAGCCGGACGGCGCGCGACGTGACGGCGGCGACGGCAGGCGGGGCGGCCAGCAGGGACGTGCCGGCGACCGGCAACGGCAGGACCGCGGCGGCCAGCAGGGACGCGGCAACGGCCAGCAGCGCAACGCGCCGAGTGGCGCGATGGCCGATGCGCTGCGCCGCGCCGGCCTCGACGGCGGCAATCGCTAG
- a CDS encoding AI-2E family transporter codes for MGERSGPAAEGDGALRRAGDTAWRLLGIIALAAVVLWVLYLVQSVAIPIILGVGITTLLMPPYRRLRRHGLGRTLTTVVVCLGGFLLFAGFVALLVPPTIAGVTELGQSFGKATADLQSLATSFGLSTEKSAELFDQAKRYLSGRGGQIASGALAGARTVGEMLVGLVLAMILSIYFVHGGDRLVRWLTDLMPRRVRRPVLESGHVVFDVVGRYIRGVAVVGLVDGFFIGMALWILGVPIALPLAVLTFAGAFLPVVGAFAAGLLAAVVAFVAKGWGVALIVVAVTVLIQQLEGHVLAPQIYGRALELPSAVILIIIALGSVLGGIVGAFLAAPVASVAVALIRHHREDAEPAPAKL; via the coding sequence ATGGGGGAGCGGAGCGGCCCAGCGGCCGAGGGTGACGGTGCGCTGCGGAGAGCGGGCGACACGGCTTGGCGGCTGCTCGGAATCATCGCCCTGGCCGCGGTGGTTCTGTGGGTCCTCTATCTGGTCCAGTCGGTGGCCATCCCCATCATCCTCGGGGTGGGCATCACCACGCTCCTGATGCCGCCCTACCGCCGGCTCAGAAGACACGGGCTGGGGCGGACGCTCACCACCGTCGTCGTGTGTCTCGGCGGATTCCTCCTCTTCGCGGGGTTCGTCGCGCTGCTCGTACCGCCCACGATCGCCGGCGTGACCGAGCTGGGGCAGAGTTTCGGCAAGGCGACCGCCGACCTGCAGTCGCTGGCGACCTCCTTCGGCCTGAGCACCGAGAAGTCCGCGGAGCTGTTCGACCAGGCGAAGCGGTATCTGAGCGGCCGGGGCGGGCAGATCGCCAGCGGTGCGCTGGCGGGCGCGCGCACGGTGGGGGAGATGCTGGTCGGCCTGGTACTGGCCATGATCCTGTCCATCTACTTCGTGCACGGTGGTGACCGTCTCGTCCGATGGCTCACGGATCTGATGCCCAGGAGGGTCAGGCGGCCCGTCCTCGAGAGTGGTCACGTGGTCTTCGACGTCGTCGGCCGCTATATCCGCGGGGTGGCGGTCGTCGGCCTGGTCGACGGTTTCTTCATCGGCATGGCGCTGTGGATCCTGGGCGTGCCGATCGCGCTGCCGCTGGCCGTGCTGACGTTCGCCGGGGCGTTCCTGCCGGTCGTGGGCGCGTTCGCGGCGGGTCTGCTGGCGGCGGTCGTGGCCTTCGTGGCCAAGGGGTGGGGGGTGGCGCTGATCGTGGTCGCGGTCACCGTGCTGATCCAGCAGCTTGAGGGGCACGTGCTCGCGCCACAGATCTACGGCAGGGCGCTGGAACTGCCCAGCGCGGTCATCTTGATCATCATTGCGCTGGGCAGCGTCCTCGGCGGGATCGTCGGAGCCTTCCTGGCCGCTCCGGTGGCCTCGGTCGCCGTCGCGCTGATCCGTCACCACCGGGAGGACGCGGAACCGGCGCCCGCGAAGCTATGA